In Crassostrea angulata isolate pt1a10 chromosome 4, ASM2561291v2, whole genome shotgun sequence, one genomic interval encodes:
- the LOC128181481 gene encoding uncharacterized protein LOC128181481, giving the protein MIVFDEFGRPHKPRGIDPSKKASVKIAELDHHILPNRGPFIHHRRRKRNFLSNARLWEQNIVPYEIQPGLSASMREKINESIKAFEDLTCVRIVPRSQARNLPHNSYVYFVNGQGCSSYIGRQFDGQQPITLQEGSCAYTKVVIHELMHAIGQMHEQQRTDRDNYIEILYDNVPANQRRNFDKEDTLDRTPYDVESILQYPLTSFALNPGRPTMKLKDPRLEALVDTAQTFTHNDLKEITLAYQCAAECQNAPVCENAGFVAHNCRCMCPADLTGVTCNQVSTDTGCGGVIELSSGESQTIRSPNYPNAVPVDRECVWLVKARGPSNSNIRLTIQELELAMDSRNTNCYHWLEIRYHLPGQTGIKQCNTEQANQQITTTNDGERNIMILKFDSKLSRDRRSSQNHKFSLQVEAVGGTLVSNPCNPNPCKNSGTCAVTGSNYECTCPSGWTGTTCDVKTQSCQPNPCQNGGTCNIIGNSITCVCRPQFVGPNCETLQPFLLPENFVWFAWDIFERNPSLWKPDLIDSWDRSSQDSPVAILLQTMLVYDSNGRPHKPFGINPTLKESVKIAENDHHYFKPSSQWGRRKRNFLQNARLWEQNTVPYEVQSGFSAQMQNAITEAVQIYNDLTCVRFVPRNQASGLPHASYLYLTRGMNNQGCASFVGRQYDGKQDLTLQDPMCSQTRTVVHEFMHAIGQMHEQQRSDRDNYIEILFSNIPSHQHHNFDKTRPTFDRTPYDVESLMQYSLSAFSTNQNSPSMKLKDPRLESIVDSSQTLTFYDVKEITTAYQCNANCQNSPTCQNSGFVAHNCVCMCPPELTGSTCDQVETDADCGGIINLSAGQQQLIESPNYPSTYNVDKECVWMIRGPSTSNIKLTIEKLDLALNSATSSCYHWLEIRYNLIGQTGIKQCNSLTNQQYTTTNDGEKNIMLLKFDSRFSKDRPAPQNGGFKLKVEALGGSTTTDPCNPNPCQNSGTCTASGSSYTCNCQPGWSGTNCDLASQTCQPNPCQNGGTCYVYGGSYSCQCPPSYGGANCESKEKLRNINDSSVKKEL; this is encoded by the exons ATGATAGTGTTCGATGAATTTGGTCGGCCGCATAAG CCAAGAGGAATCGACCCATCGAAAAAAGCATCAGTCAAAATTGCTGAATTGGATCACCATATATTACCAAAT CGAGGTCCATTTATTCACCATAGAAGG agAAAGAGGAATTTTCTTTCAAACGCAAGACTCTGGGAGCAGAATATTGTTCCATATGAAATTCAGCCTGGGT tgTCGGCAAGCATGCGAGAAAAAATTAACGAATCAATTAAAGCATTCGAAGACCTAACCTGTGTCAGAATAGTCCCTCGTTCCCAAGCGAGGAATCTTCCTCACAATTCCTACGTATATTTTGTTAATGG ACAAGGATGTTCTTCATATATCGGGCGACAGTTCGATGGGCAGCAACCTATAACTCTTCAGGAAGGCTCATGTGCATAT ACTAAAGTAGTCATTCATGAGTTGATGCATGCGATTGGCCAGATGCACGAACAGCAGAGAACAGATCGAGACAACTACATAGAAATACTCTATGACAATGTGCCAGCCAATCAGAGAAGAAATTTTGACAAAGAGGATACACTTGATAGAACGCCGTACGATGTGGAGTCTATTCTGCAGTATCCTCTTACG TCATTTGCGCTGAATCCTGGTCGACCTACGATGAAGTTAAAGGATCCCAGATTAGAGGCTCTCGTAGACACTGCACAGACCTTTACACATAATGATCTCAAAGAGATCACGCTGGCTTACCAGTGTGCTG cTGAATGTCAGAATGCTCCAGTTTGTGAAAATGCCGGATTTGTTGCTCACAACTGCCGCTGTATGTGTCCAGCAGATCTGACTGGAGTTACCTGTAATCAGGTCTCGACAGACACAG GTTGCGGTGGAGTTATAGAATTATCGTCAGGAGAGAGTCAAACCATTCGATCCCCAAACTACCCAAATGCAGTGCCTGTAGATAGGGAATGTGTATGGCTTGTTAAGGCAAGG ggtcCTTCAAATTCTAATATTAGACTGACCATTCAGGAATTAGAGCTGGCCATGGACTCCAGAAACACTAATTGCTATCACTGGCTAGAAATACGTTATCATTTGCCAGGACAGACAGGAATTAa ACAATGTAACACTGAACAAGCCAATCAACAAATAACCACAACTAATGATGGCGAGAGAAACATCATGATTCTGAAGTTTGACAGCAAACTGTCCAGAGACAGAAGGTCTTCTCAAAACCATAAATTCAGTTTGCAAGTTGAAGCTGTTGGGg GTACTTTGGTTTCCAATCCTTGTAATCCTAATCCTTGTAAAAATTCCGGAACTTGTGCCGTTACTGGTTCAAATTATGAGTGTACCTGTCCTTCCGGTTGGACAGGAACTACTTGTGACGTAAAGACACAGTCTTGCCAGCCTAATCCTTGCCAAAATGGCGGAACATGTAACATTATCGGAAACAGTATTACTTGCGTCTGCCGACCACAATTTGTTGGTCCTAATTGTGAAA cGTTACAACCTTTTCTGTTGCCGGAAAACTTTGTTTGGTTTGCCTGGGATATCTTTGAGCGAAACCCATCCCTCTGGAAGCCAGATCTGATCGACTCTTGG GACCGAAGTTCCCAAGACAGTCCTGTTGCTATTCTTCTTCAGACCATGTTGGTCTATGACTCGAATGGGAGACCTCATAAG CCGTTTGGGATCAATCCAACTCTAAAAGAGAGTGTAAAAATTGCAGAAAATGATCATCATTATTTCAAACCg tcaAGTCAATGGGGAAGA AGAAAAAGAAACTTTCTGCAGAATGCAAGACTATGGGAGCAAAACACTGTACCGTATGAGGTGCAATCTGGGT TCAGCGCACAAATGCAGAATGCCATTACTGAAGCTGTTCAAATATATAACGACTTGACTTGCGTGAGGTTTGTCCCCAGAAATCAAGCCTCTGGACTGCCGCATGCTTCTTATCTCTACTTGACAAGAGG TATGAACAATCAAGGTTGCGCATCGTTTGTTGGTCGGCAATATGACGGGAAGCAAGATCTGACACTGCAGGATCCTATGTGTTCGCAG ACGAGGACCGTTGTGCACGAGTTTATGCACGCTATAGGACAAATGCACGAGCAACAACGGTCGGATCGGGACAATTACATAGAGATCCTCTTCTCCAATATTCCAAGCCACCAACATCATAACTTCGACAAGACCAGGCCCACCTTTGACAGGACCCCTTATGACGTCGAGTCATTAATGCAGTATTCGTTGTCG gcCTTTTCAACCAATCAAAACTCACCTTCCATGAAGCTTAAGGATCCGAGGCTGGAATCTATTGTGGACAGCTCACAAACGCTCACCTTCTACGACGTCAAAGAAATCACCACAGCTTACCAATGCAATG cTAACTGCCAAAATTCCCCGACTTGCCAGAATAGTGGATTTGTAGCGCATAATTGTGTTTGTATGTGTCCCCCAGAATTGACCGGAAGTACATGCGATCAAGTTGAAACTGACGCAG ACTGTGGTGGTATCATCAATCTATCTGCTGGACAACAACAGCTGATAGAGTCCCCCAACTACCCCAGTACATACAACGTAGATAAGGAGTGTGTGTGGATGATCAGG GGCCCTAGTACCTCCAACATTAAATTGACTATAGAGAAGCTGGACCTGGCCCTGAACTCGGCGACGTCCAGCTGCTACCATTGGCTAGAGATCAGATATAACCTCATTGGTCAGACAGGGATCAA gCAGTGTAACAGTCTTACTAACCAGCAATACACGACAACCAACGATGGCGAGAAAAACATCATGCTCCTTAAATTTGACAGCAGATTTTCCAAAGATCGACCTGCACCTCAAAATGGCGGATTCAAACTAAAAGTGGAGGCACTTGGGG gATCAACAACAACAGACCCTTGCAACCCAAATCCTTGTCAGAATTCCGGAACTTGTACCGCATCTGGTTCATCTTATACATGCAATTGTCAACCCGGTTGGTCCGGCACAAACTGTGACTTAGCCTCCCAAACCTGCCAACCTAATCCTTGTCAAAATGGTGGTACATGTTACGTGTATGGGGGAAGTTACAGCTGCCAGTGCCCACCGTCCTATGGAGGGGCAAACTGTGAAAGTAAGGAAAAACTACGAAACATCAATGACTCGAGCGTCAaaaaagaactttaa